From Nitratidesulfovibrio vulgaris str. Hildenborough, a single genomic window includes:
- a CDS encoding DNA modification methylase, whose product MENLNIENWPVDRLHHSEHATRRNDDAIPRMVDALRMFGFRIPLLVTGAGEVVDGHLRLKAAIAMGMTSVPVIVVDDMTPTQVRTFRLLVNRSATWAEWDDEALRVELASLRDFGVDLTMTGFADAELDAFLQGVALAGETDPDMVPPLPEAPTSRPGDVWNMGGHRLLCGDSTSVEDVVRLMAGEQADMLWTDPPYNVDYSGKAGKIRNDKMSPEDFDAFLLRLLSRSYEALADGAAAYVAHSEAGGGTAFRKAFAHAGYKLASCLIWRKHQLVLGRGDYHWQHEPILYGWKPTGKHRWYGNRKHTTLLEHFAGQTVLPAGEGVWQVATGDAVLLIRGQDVTVEEVSTSILAVAKPARSELHPTMKPVALVERMVANSSPRGGLVLDPCGGSGTTLIACERMGRRCNTMELDPRFADVIVRRWEEVTGKTAVLEGGASFADVQLAREVAHA is encoded by the coding sequence ATGGAAAACCTCAACATAGAGAACTGGCCCGTGGACAGGCTTCACCACAGCGAACATGCCACCCGTCGTAATGACGATGCCATACCCCGTATGGTGGACGCCCTGCGTATGTTCGGCTTCCGGATACCCTTGCTGGTCACCGGGGCTGGAGAGGTGGTGGACGGCCACTTGCGGCTCAAGGCGGCGATTGCCATGGGCATGACCAGTGTGCCGGTGATCGTCGTGGATGACATGACGCCAACGCAGGTGCGGACCTTCCGGTTGCTGGTCAACCGTTCGGCGACATGGGCCGAATGGGACGACGAGGCATTGCGCGTCGAACTGGCCAGCCTGCGCGACTTCGGCGTGGACCTGACGATGACCGGCTTCGCCGATGCGGAACTCGACGCCTTCCTGCAGGGAGTCGCCCTAGCCGGAGAGACCGATCCGGACATGGTTCCACCTCTCCCTGAAGCACCTACATCCCGCCCGGGTGATGTCTGGAACATGGGTGGGCATCGTCTTCTCTGCGGCGACAGCACGTCTGTGGAAGATGTTGTCCGGCTCATGGCTGGCGAGCAGGCAGACATGCTGTGGACCGATCCGCCTTACAACGTCGACTACTCCGGCAAGGCTGGCAAGATCCGGAATGACAAGATGAGTCCGGAAGACTTCGACGCGTTCCTGCTGCGTCTTCTGTCGCGTTCCTATGAAGCTTTGGCTGACGGGGCTGCCGCCTATGTGGCCCATTCCGAGGCCGGAGGCGGTACGGCGTTTCGCAAGGCCTTTGCCCACGCCGGCTACAAGCTCGCGTCATGCCTCATCTGGCGGAAGCATCAACTCGTACTTGGGCGAGGCGACTATCACTGGCAGCACGAACCCATCCTCTACGGGTGGAAGCCGACGGGCAAGCACCGCTGGTACGGCAACCGCAAGCACACCACGCTGCTGGAGCACTTCGCTGGGCAGACGGTCCTGCCTGCTGGCGAGGGCGTGTGGCAGGTGGCTACGGGAGACGCTGTGCTGCTCATCCGGGGGCAGGATGTGACGGTGGAGGAGGTCTCCACCTCGATTCTTGCGGTGGCAAAGCCCGCACGCTCCGAGTTGCATCCCACGATGAAGCCCGTGGCACTCGTGGAACGCATGGTGGCCAACAGCTCTCCTCGCGGCGGGCTGGTGCTCGACCCCTGCGGCGGTTCCGGAACGACACTCATCGCCTGCGAGCGCATGGGAAGGCGCTGCAATACGATGGAGCTTGATCCCCGTTTTGCGGACGTGATCGTCCGGCGCTGGGAGGAAGTCACAGGCAAGACAGCGGTACTGGAAGGCGGCGCGTCATTTGCCGATGTGCAGCTGGCGAGGGAGGTGGCTCATGCATGA
- a CDS encoding lipoprotein codes for MKRFRTLFLVLSVLLLAACSDFENNAYNTLVIAGETYDATMSALADAHAGGTLDDAQYAKAKAVARIYRGAFQSARIALEEYVASPGDTQRDRVTRMLVAMTGRLSELLDCARGMGVGIHDLKTGQPAPVKEEGHV; via the coding sequence ATGAAAAGATTCCGCACCCTGTTCCTCGTGCTCTCCGTGCTGCTGCTCGCCGCGTGCAGCGACTTCGAGAACAACGCCTACAACACGCTGGTCATCGCGGGCGAGACCTACGACGCCACCATGTCCGCCCTCGCAGACGCCCACGCCGGGGGCACTCTCGACGATGCGCAGTATGCCAAGGCCAAGGCCGTGGCCCGCATCTACCGGGGGGCCTTCCAGTCGGCGAGGATAGCCCTCGAGGAGTATGTGGCCAGCCCCGGCGACACGCAGCGCGACAGGGTCACGCGGATGCTGGTGGCCATGACGGGCCGCCTGTCCGAGTTGCTCGACTGCGCCCGCGGCATGGGCGTCGGCATACACGACCTGAAGACGGGGCAGCCTGCCCCGGTGAAGGAGGAAGGCCATGTCTAA
- a CDS encoding phage portal protein codes for MPALRPHARRPFRRSACQGTRASFGPSVVGRASSPLVPGVVQPVSRDAGAFRGTLSNYRPWRPSLVAGGQERTTASTRSEDLVANDWAGRSMVDTITLNAVGANGLFPQSTIPAALLGLDEEQARDIGDRMESIFRLWCESAGLEGQHFADLQFMGLRSTLVHGEMLHIPVMVDATKEGGFLGLRMQPVHPERLCTPSDKRAMHNMRDGVELDRLGRPCALWVAEPAPDLWSGRLGWGALGSDSFRRIPHRLFHRPGAFHCFRRTSEEQYRGEPILSPALKLFRHLADSLEYELIGQIVAASFPLFIKVADGTQGVEDYLGQFQQGPGGQGGQERVYHQSYAPGQVLYGNPGDDVKPLSSDRPGANWTGFVNFVVRAMGASAGIPYEALLKDFSKTNYSSARAALLEAWRVYMLWRQWQARSYCQPIYRMVIEEAYLRGLISLPTSAPGFYEALPLWTASMWIGPGRGYIDPVKEAKANISLIESGLSTYGEILGERGLAVEDVWAARGYEDRLMQRLAPRLAARLDAASSVAGAPAEDDAFPSDDEGDGDTNHDDAEEGDDAATA; via the coding sequence ATGCCCGCCCTTCGTCCACATGCCCGCCGCCCGTTCAGGCGTTCTGCCTGTCAGGGCACTCGTGCCTCATTCGGTCCTTCGGTTGTCGGTCGTGCCTCCTCCCCGCTGGTTCCCGGCGTCGTGCAGCCTGTCTCGCGCGACGCCGGGGCCTTCAGGGGCACGCTGTCCAACTATCGGCCTTGGCGACCCAGCCTTGTGGCGGGCGGGCAGGAGCGCACCACCGCATCCACCCGGAGTGAGGACCTTGTCGCCAACGACTGGGCCGGGCGTTCCATGGTGGACACCATCACACTCAATGCGGTGGGGGCCAACGGTCTGTTTCCGCAGTCCACCATTCCGGCGGCGTTGCTGGGCCTTGACGAAGAGCAGGCGCGCGACATCGGCGACAGGATGGAGTCCATCTTCAGACTGTGGTGCGAGTCTGCCGGTCTTGAAGGGCAGCACTTCGCAGACCTTCAGTTCATGGGGCTGCGGTCAACGCTCGTCCACGGCGAGATGCTGCACATTCCGGTCATGGTGGATGCGACGAAGGAGGGGGGCTTTCTCGGTCTTCGCATGCAGCCCGTGCATCCGGAGAGGCTCTGCACCCCGTCCGACAAGCGCGCCATGCACAATATGCGTGACGGTGTGGAACTCGACCGACTTGGCAGGCCCTGCGCCCTGTGGGTAGCGGAACCTGCGCCGGACCTCTGGAGCGGTCGGCTTGGCTGGGGGGCACTTGGCAGCGACAGCTTCAGGCGTATTCCGCACAGGCTGTTCCACCGTCCGGGGGCGTTCCACTGCTTTCGCCGCACCAGCGAGGAGCAGTACCGGGGCGAGCCTATCCTCTCACCGGCGCTCAAGCTGTTCAGGCACTTGGCCGACAGCCTCGAATACGAGCTTATCGGGCAGATTGTGGCGGCGAGCTTTCCGCTGTTCATCAAGGTGGCCGACGGTACGCAGGGTGTCGAGGACTACCTCGGGCAGTTCCAGCAGGGACCCGGAGGGCAGGGCGGGCAAGAGCGCGTCTACCACCAGAGTTACGCCCCCGGGCAGGTGCTCTATGGCAACCCCGGCGACGACGTGAAGCCGCTCTCCAGCGACCGCCCCGGTGCCAACTGGACGGGCTTCGTCAACTTCGTGGTGCGGGCCATGGGCGCATCGGCGGGCATACCCTACGAGGCCCTGCTGAAAGACTTCTCCAAGACCAACTACTCCAGCGCCCGCGCGGCCCTGCTCGAGGCGTGGCGCGTCTACATGCTGTGGCGTCAGTGGCAGGCGCGTTCTTACTGCCAGCCCATCTACCGCATGGTCATCGAAGAGGCGTACCTGCGCGGCCTCATCTCCCTGCCCACGTCCGCCCCCGGCTTCTACGAGGCGTTGCCCCTCTGGACCGCCTCCATGTGGATAGGGCCGGGGCGCGGCTACATCGACCCCGTCAAGGAAGCCAAGGCCAACATCTCGCTCATCGAAAGCGGCCTTTCCACTTACGGCGAGATTCTCGGTGAACGGGGGCTTGCCGTGGAGGACGTCTGGGCGGCCCGTGGCTACGAGGACCGCCTCATGCAGCGCCTTGCGCCACGTCTTGCCGCACGTCTCGACGCCGCCAGTTCCGTGGCGGGCGCACCGGCGGAAGACGATGCCTTCCCGTCCGACGACGAAGGCGACGGAGACACCAACCACGACGATGCCGAGGAGGGCGACGATGCCGCAACTGCATGA
- a CDS encoding phage holin family protein translates to MFDQLALWCGIQCRELTENSVFKSALAAVFAWVAGMLGGVANVLPFLAILLVLDYVLGFVRACRIRRISGAKMRAGAWKFLFYFAAVFVVATVDGALGKAWTLFHVPMGAFFVFYLCVNEAMSCLDHLKFFGVPIPEWLSTRLRDYRETICPPAGRAASGTK, encoded by the coding sequence ATGTTCGACCAGCTAGCCCTGTGGTGCGGCATCCAGTGCCGTGAACTGACGGAGAACTCTGTGTTCAAGTCCGCTCTTGCTGCCGTGTTCGCGTGGGTGGCCGGAATGCTGGGAGGGGTGGCCAACGTGTTGCCCTTCCTCGCCATTCTGCTGGTGCTCGACTACGTGCTGGGCTTTGTCCGCGCCTGTCGCATCAGGCGTATCAGCGGGGCCAAGATGCGCGCCGGCGCGTGGAAGTTCCTCTTCTACTTCGCCGCCGTGTTCGTGGTGGCCACCGTGGACGGCGCGCTCGGCAAGGCGTGGACGCTGTTCCATGTGCCCATGGGGGCGTTCTTCGTCTTCTACCTTTGCGTCAACGAGGCCATGAGCTGCCTCGACCACCTCAAGTTCTTCGGTGTGCCCATTCCGGAGTGGCTCTCCACCCGGCTGCGCGACTACCGCGAAACCATCTGTCCGCCCGCAGGCCGGGCGGCTTCAGGAACGAAGTGA
- a CDS encoding phage terminase large subunit family protein yields MTPTLLPKPKNDDCLRVVVRLPAGTAREIGSRLHERQTGRPGVYRFNFSMAERAVMRRRAPMPVSQWAERHRVVAYSTIPGRWHNSITPYSAGIMDASFHEAVRKIGICKCPQSGITEAIHNCIGYAIDRSPGPVMYVYPDELTARENAKDRIQPMIEGSPRLATYLTGSADDRSSLRINLRHMPIFLAWSGSAARLGNKPIRYLVLDELDKYQGSRNEASAEALAEKRTITWRHKARIWKISTPTVESTGIWQYMTREAQAVFDFHVRCPHCAMEQLMTFDRIRWPEDVRDPEDVLSRQLAEYVCEHCGSVWHDGDRDRAVRLGLWRERSTGLELKAHLDTHRPANVGFHLPAWLSYFVSLSKVAASFLRWNASKNQEDLKDFCNNFKAEPWRVYRMDRDEDRILALCDDRPRGMVPGPLAEDGTPRIAALVAGIDTQGSDEHRGYFRYVIRAFGWGQEDESWLIQCGTAPTFPALAEILWGSAYRDGHGNEYRVRLALQDSMGHRTKEVYAFCAANKGRIFPTQGKQHQAAPLTYSPLEYYPGTQRRIPGGLRLLKVDTTFFKNDLAAKLSIAPEDPGAFHLHHDTPLEYAREMVAEYYDEQKQAWVCPSGRDNHYWDCEVLALAGAFALGVRNWKQPQQEPKMKKETPQVPVSPTGGVRPSWWGGAR; encoded by the coding sequence ATGACTCCGACCCTGTTGCCGAAGCCGAAGAATGACGACTGCCTGCGCGTTGTGGTTCGCCTGCCTGCGGGCACTGCGCGCGAAATCGGTTCACGCCTGCACGAACGCCAGACAGGGCGGCCCGGCGTGTACCGCTTCAACTTCTCCATGGCCGAGCGTGCCGTCATGCGCCGGCGCGCACCCATGCCGGTAAGCCAGTGGGCCGAGCGTCACCGCGTGGTGGCGTACTCCACCATTCCCGGGCGTTGGCACAACTCCATCACGCCCTACAGCGCGGGCATCATGGACGCCAGCTTTCACGAGGCGGTGCGGAAGATAGGCATCTGCAAGTGCCCGCAGTCGGGCATCACCGAGGCCATCCACAATTGCATCGGTTACGCCATCGACCGTTCCCCGGGGCCGGTCATGTACGTCTACCCCGATGAACTCACCGCCCGCGAGAACGCCAAGGACCGCATCCAGCCCATGATAGAGGGCAGTCCGCGCCTCGCCACCTATCTGACAGGCTCGGCCGACGACCGCTCAAGCCTGCGCATCAACTTGCGGCATATGCCCATCTTCCTCGCATGGTCGGGGTCTGCCGCACGGCTTGGCAACAAGCCCATCCGCTATCTCGTGCTGGATGAACTGGACAAGTACCAGGGCAGCCGGAACGAGGCCTCCGCCGAAGCCCTTGCCGAGAAGCGCACCATCACGTGGCGGCATAAGGCGCGTATCTGGAAGATATCCACCCCCACGGTGGAATCGACAGGCATCTGGCAATACATGACGCGCGAGGCGCAGGCCGTGTTCGACTTTCATGTGCGCTGCCCGCATTGCGCCATGGAACAGCTGATGACCTTTGACAGAATCCGCTGGCCCGAGGACGTCCGCGACCCGGAGGACGTGCTTTCGCGCCAGCTTGCCGAGTATGTATGCGAGCATTGCGGTAGCGTATGGCACGACGGCGACCGCGACCGGGCCGTGCGCCTTGGCCTGTGGCGTGAACGCTCGACAGGGCTTGAACTGAAGGCCCACCTCGACACGCACCGGCCCGCGAACGTCGGTTTTCATCTGCCTGCATGGCTCTCGTATTTCGTGTCGCTGTCCAAGGTGGCGGCGTCCTTCCTGCGGTGGAACGCCTCGAAGAATCAGGAGGACCTGAAGGACTTCTGCAACAACTTCAAGGCGGAACCGTGGCGGGTCTATCGCATGGACCGCGACGAGGACCGCATTCTTGCCCTGTGCGACGACAGGCCGCGCGGCATGGTGCCGGGGCCGCTTGCCGAAGACGGTACGCCGCGCATCGCCGCACTGGTGGCAGGTATCGACACGCAGGGCAGTGACGAGCACCGGGGCTACTTCCGCTATGTCATCCGCGCCTTCGGCTGGGGGCAGGAGGATGAAAGCTGGCTCATCCAGTGCGGTACCGCGCCGACCTTTCCGGCACTGGCCGAGATTCTCTGGGGCAGTGCCTACCGCGACGGGCACGGGAACGAATACCGGGTTCGCCTTGCCCTGCAAGACTCCATGGGCCACCGGACGAAAGAGGTCTACGCCTTCTGCGCCGCCAACAAGGGCCGCATCTTTCCCACGCAGGGCAAGCAGCATCAGGCTGCACCCCTGACCTATTCGCCCCTGGAGTACTATCCGGGCACGCAGCGCCGCATTCCGGGCGGTCTGCGTCTGCTCAAGGTGGATACGACGTTCTTCAAGAACGACCTTGCGGCGAAGCTGTCCATTGCGCCGGAAGACCCCGGTGCCTTTCACCTGCACCACGACACGCCGCTGGAATACGCGCGGGAGATGGTTGCAGAATACTACGATGAACAGAAGCAGGCGTGGGTCTGCCCTTCAGGACGGGATAACCATTATTGGGACTGCGAGGTGCTTGCCCTTGCCGGGGCCTTCGCCCTTGGCGTGCGCAACTGGAAGCAGCCGCAGCAGGAACCGAAGATGAAGAAGGAGACACCGCAAGTGCCGGTCTCGCCCACAGGGGGAGTCCGCCCAAGCTGGTGGGGAGGTGCGCGATGA
- a CDS encoding head decoration protein, with translation MNGVTTYEKTFVPFLGAHPPLMESVTIASSGAARDLMAGTVLAVVTASGKLKELAPGASDGSQTPTHILAEDCSVPASGDLVAVAYTHCEALDRGLVWPQGITAPQKAAAIAALRDAGIFVTLNQPA, from the coding sequence ATGAATGGCGTGACCACCTACGAGAAGACGTTCGTCCCGTTCCTTGGCGCGCATCCGCCGCTGATGGAATCCGTCACCATCGCATCATCGGGCGCGGCGCGTGACCTCATGGCCGGTACCGTGCTCGCCGTCGTCACGGCGTCGGGCAAGCTCAAGGAACTCGCCCCCGGCGCGTCCGACGGCAGCCAGACCCCCACGCACATTCTCGCTGAAGATTGCAGCGTGCCCGCTTCGGGCGATCTCGTGGCGGTGGCCTACACCCACTGCGAAGCGCTCGACCGCGGGCTGGTGTGGCCGCAGGGCATCACGGCACCGCAGAAGGCCGCAGCCATCGCCGCGCTTCGTGATGCGGGCATCTTCGTGACCCTCAACCAGCCCGCCTAG
- a CDS encoding glycoside hydrolase family 108 protein: protein MTYDVAFMRAMEFTLPREGGLSDDADDPGGVTNHGISLRWLRSLGQLEGDVDGDGDVDADDIRGLTPEQATALYHRHFWLRPGLQSLPQGIAICQFDAGVNCGLTRAVRILQEALCGMGQPVAVDGIFGGKTFSAVMSLCRLPYGEPRLATAMCLGRIRFYVDLAASPRRAKYLRGWVSRATDLAGLVG from the coding sequence ATGACCTACGACGTAGCATTCATGCGTGCCATGGAGTTCACGCTCCCGCGCGAGGGCGGCCTCTCCGATGATGCCGACGATCCGGGGGGCGTGACCAACCACGGCATAAGCCTGCGCTGGCTTCGCTCTCTCGGGCAGCTTGAGGGTGATGTCGACGGTGATGGCGATGTGGACGCGGACGACATCCGGGGCCTCACCCCCGAACAGGCCACGGCCTTGTATCACCGTCACTTCTGGCTGCGGCCGGGCTTGCAGTCGCTGCCGCAGGGCATTGCCATCTGCCAGTTCGATGCGGGCGTGAACTGCGGCCTGACCCGGGCCGTCCGCATCCTGCAAGAGGCCCTTTGCGGCATGGGCCAGCCCGTGGCCGTGGACGGCATCTTCGGCGGCAAGACCTTCTCTGCCGTCATGTCGCTCTGCCGTCTTCCGTATGGCGAGCCGCGTCTTGCCACCGCCATGTGTCTTGGTCGCATCCGTTTCTATGTGGACCTTGCGGCATCGCCTAGGCGCGCCAAGTACCTTCGCGGCTGGGTGAGCCGCGCAACCGACCTTGCCGGCCTCGTGGGCTGA
- a CDS encoding major capsid protein, whose amino-acid sequence MDYFDFRYLTEAVQVMPGQPGLLQKILFRERISNPAKILQFDADRFKNKVVPYTSAVKGGTILENTRRSTSFLQFPKLRPKKQLDPEKILARPSGMAPYVAGGQSLEQAAQKNLAVELQDLRRRLDLTVEKACADVLQGALTIPELGLAYDFGMPAEHKVTLTGTAKWSDTGSDPNADLEAWTKKTKDATGYAPDVLILGTTACNAFLSHAKVKERLDLRRVEGGLLAPDFAADFKGYYGGLQVYTYGGSFFDATDTAREIWPANKVALFSSKARAVLEFGLIEDLDAGPGGVQAEFFSKMWTERDPSVLWLLGETDPLPVTYEPASIVTAVVA is encoded by the coding sequence ATGGACTACTTCGACTTTCGCTACCTGACCGAGGCCGTACAGGTCATGCCCGGCCAGCCCGGGCTGCTGCAGAAGATCCTCTTCCGCGAGCGCATCTCCAACCCCGCGAAGATCCTCCAGTTCGACGCGGACCGCTTCAAGAACAAGGTCGTGCCGTACACCTCCGCCGTGAAGGGCGGGACCATCCTCGAGAACACGCGCCGTTCGACCTCCTTTCTGCAGTTCCCCAAGCTGCGGCCCAAGAAGCAGCTCGACCCCGAGAAGATCCTCGCCCGGCCTTCCGGCATGGCACCCTATGTGGCCGGAGGCCAGAGTCTGGAGCAGGCCGCGCAGAAGAACCTTGCCGTGGAACTGCAAGACCTGCGGCGTCGCCTCGACCTTACCGTGGAGAAGGCCTGCGCCGATGTGCTGCAGGGTGCCCTGACCATCCCCGAACTTGGTCTGGCCTACGACTTCGGTATGCCCGCCGAGCACAAGGTCACGCTCACCGGCACCGCAAAATGGTCGGATACGGGCAGCGACCCCAACGCCGACCTCGAGGCGTGGACGAAGAAGACCAAGGACGCCACGGGCTACGCGCCTGACGTGCTCATTCTCGGCACCACGGCCTGCAACGCCTTCCTCTCGCACGCCAAGGTCAAGGAACGGCTCGACCTGCGCCGTGTCGAGGGCGGGCTTCTCGCCCCCGACTTCGCGGCGGACTTCAAGGGCTACTACGGCGGGCTTCAGGTCTACACCTACGGCGGCAGCTTCTTCGACGCCACCGACACCGCCCGCGAGATATGGCCCGCCAACAAGGTGGCGCTCTTCTCCTCCAAGGCCCGTGCCGTGCTCGAGTTCGGCCTCATCGAGGACCTCGATGCAGGCCCCGGCGGGGTGCAGGCCGAGTTCTTCTCCAAGATGTGGACCGAGCGCGACCCCTCCGTACTGTGGCTGCTGGGCGAGACCGACCCGCTGCCCGTCACCTATGAGCCTGCATCCATCGTCACCGCCGTGGTGGCCTAG
- a CDS encoding helix-turn-helix transcriptional regulator codes for MNSGNDLGRKLNWRQACTLLGCSQSHFYNLVNSGEIPSYRHGVVRGVRVLEQDCLNYLARRQDERELRQNHV; via the coding sequence ATGAATAGCGGGAACGATTTGGGCCGCAAGCTCAACTGGAGGCAGGCATGCACGCTGCTTGGGTGCAGCCAGAGTCACTTCTACAACCTCGTGAACTCGGGAGAAATACCGTCTTACAGGCATGGTGTTGTTCGGGGCGTTCGTGTGCTGGAGCAAGATTGCCTGAACTATTTGGCGCGGCGGCAAGATGAACGGGAATTGAGGCAAAATCATGTCTGA
- a CDS encoding S49 family peptidase: protein MPQLHDLFAERMWAAMPEALGHFFSAFRHADASGDPGRPLPADASPPHGEERAATFGVSGGEERPYELCDGVAVIPVMGMLTPRRSWSWGYGYTTGMLDQIRPAIASALADRGVRAILLDVASPGGTVAGMKELADYIGAERAKGTKPMAAYANGLMASAAYMIGSATGRVLAPATATVGSIGVISVYENWSKWNEKAGLSYAYLTAGQWKAVGNPDTPLADNERAYLQERLTALYRHFTDGVSASMGLDAANLTTWADGKVFVASEAPQGLVTAIVADREAAIATLAKEMTMDRANLASQHPELLASIEREAAEKAVAAARTQFEEKATTGLGDKQQACLAAVRAVAGDEAASRVQALLEQNLSASQIEAVASLLPKPAAQATTEARPRHEEPSASHEERILAGIVGAHAAPLSGVPGNPGAETPAQFGQRMAGLLTR from the coding sequence ATGCCGCAACTGCATGACCTTTTTGCCGAGCGCATGTGGGCCGCCATGCCCGAAGCCCTTGGACATTTCTTCTCGGCCTTTCGCCATGCCGACGCCTCCGGTGACCCCGGTCGTCCTCTCCCTGCCGATGCATCCCCCCCGCACGGCGAGGAGAGGGCGGCCACCTTCGGCGTGTCCGGAGGCGAAGAGCGCCCTTATGAACTGTGTGATGGCGTCGCCGTCATCCCGGTCATGGGCATGCTCACGCCCCGCCGAAGCTGGTCTTGGGGCTACGGATACACCACCGGCATGCTCGACCAGATTCGCCCGGCCATTGCCTCGGCCCTTGCCGACAGGGGCGTGCGCGCCATCCTGCTGGATGTGGCCAGCCCGGGCGGGACCGTGGCGGGCATGAAGGAGCTTGCCGACTACATCGGTGCCGAACGCGCCAAGGGCACGAAGCCCATGGCTGCGTATGCCAACGGCCTCATGGCCAGCGCCGCCTACATGATCGGCTCGGCAACGGGGCGGGTGCTGGCACCTGCCACGGCCACCGTGGGCAGCATCGGCGTGATCTCGGTCTACGAGAACTGGTCCAAGTGGAACGAGAAGGCCGGCCTTTCCTACGCCTATCTGACGGCGGGCCAGTGGAAGGCCGTGGGCAACCCCGACACCCCCCTTGCCGACAACGAGCGTGCCTACCTGCAGGAACGGCTGACCGCTCTCTACAGACATTTCACCGACGGGGTGAGCGCGAGCATGGGACTCGACGCCGCGAACCTGACGACGTGGGCGGACGGCAAGGTTTTTGTCGCCTCCGAAGCGCCACAGGGCCTCGTTACCGCCATCGTGGCCGACCGCGAAGCGGCCATAGCAACCCTTGCCAAGGAGATGACCATGGACAGGGCGAACCTTGCCAGCCAGCACCCCGAACTGCTGGCGTCCATCGAGCGCGAGGCCGCAGAGAAGGCCGTGGCTGCCGCTCGTACCCAGTTCGAAGAGAAGGCCACGACGGGCCTCGGCGACAAGCAGCAGGCGTGCCTTGCTGCGGTCAGGGCCGTGGCGGGCGACGAGGCTGCAAGCCGCGTGCAGGCACTGCTCGAGCAGAACCTTTCCGCGTCGCAGATCGAAGCCGTGGCGTCGCTGCTGCCCAAGCCCGCAGCGCAGGCCACGACTGAAGCCCGGCCCCGGCATGAGGAACCGAGCGCCAGCCATGAGGAGCGCATCCTCGCTGGCATCGTCGGTGCCCACGCCGCGCCGCTTTCCGGCGTTCCCGGCAACCCCGGTGCGGAAACCCCTGCACAGTTCGGCCAGCGCATGGCCGGGCTGCTGACCCGATAG